Proteins encoded by one window of Cylindrospermum stagnale PCC 7417:
- a CDS encoding FIST signal transduction protein → MADQMQWANALSTHHSLEAAVADVVQQAVSSLTAPADIGLIFISSAFTSEYSRLLPLLADKLSVPMLIGCSGGGVIGTTVKGEPQEIEAEPAISLTLAHLPGVNVQVFHVVSEELPDLDSPPEAWIDLIGVPPSPAPQFILLSSSFSSGIKDLLQGLDFAYPGSVVLGGQASGGGMGGRIALFCNDARGSQHQRLYREGTVGLALSGNIVVETIVAQGCRPIGEPLQVTKSERNIILELDEKVPLVVLRDLIGSLSEQERMLAQHSLFVGVAMDGFKPCLQQGDFLIRSILGVDPSAGAIAIGDRVRPGQRLQFHLRDAQASAEDLELLLERYQSQHSTEPSAVAALMFTCLGRGAGLYGKPNFDSELFRRYLNHIPLGGFFCSGEIGPVSGSTFLHGYTSVFGICRQNE, encoded by the coding sequence ATGGCAGACCAAATGCAGTGGGCAAACGCCCTGTCAACTCATCATTCTTTAGAAGCAGCTGTTGCAGATGTAGTGCAACAAGCTGTCTCATCTTTAACAGCACCTGCGGATATAGGGCTGATCTTCATTTCGTCTGCTTTTACGAGTGAGTATTCGCGACTCTTACCTTTGCTGGCTGATAAACTTTCAGTACCGATGCTAATTGGCTGTAGTGGTGGAGGTGTGATTGGTACGACAGTTAAGGGAGAACCCCAAGAAATAGAAGCAGAACCAGCCATCAGCCTGACATTAGCCCATCTTCCAGGGGTGAATGTTCAAGTCTTTCATGTTGTTAGTGAAGAGTTACCTGACTTGGATAGTCCGCCAGAGGCTTGGATTGATTTAATCGGTGTACCACCATCACCAGCCCCCCAGTTTATCTTGCTGTCCAGTTCTTTTTCTTCGGGGATCAAAGATTTATTGCAGGGGCTAGATTTTGCTTATCCTGGATCGGTGGTTCTGGGGGGACAGGCTAGTGGTGGGGGTATGGGTGGTCGGATTGCCCTATTTTGTAACGATGCCAGAGGCAGCCAGCACCAACGCCTATATCGCGAGGGAACGGTGGGTCTAGCTTTGAGCGGTAATATTGTTGTGGAAACAATTGTCGCCCAAGGATGTAGACCGATTGGCGAGCCATTGCAAGTGACCAAATCTGAGCGCAATATCATCCTCGAGTTGGATGAGAAAGTACCCTTGGTGGTGTTGCGAGATTTAATTGGCAGTCTCAGCGAACAAGAACGGATGCTGGCACAGCACTCTCTGTTTGTCGGTGTAGCGATGGATGGATTTAAGCCTTGTTTGCAGCAGGGAGACTTTTTAATTCGCAGCATCCTCGGAGTAGATCCATCAGCAGGAGCGATCGCAATTGGCGATCGCGTTCGTCCTGGTCAACGGCTGCAATTCCACCTGCGCGATGCCCAAGCCTCGGCTGAAGACTTAGAATTACTCCTAGAACGCTATCAAAGCCAACACAGCACCGAACCCTCTGCCGTTGCTGCCTTAATGTTTACCTGTTTGGGACGCGGTGCAGGACTCTACGGCAAACCCAATTTTGATTCTGAGTTATTTAGGCGCTATCTCAATCATATCCCCCTAGGCGGCTTTTTCTGTAGCGGCGAAATCGGCCCAGTTAGTGGTAGTACCTTCCTCCACGGTTATACTTCAGTGTTTGGCATTTGCCGCCAAAATGAGTAA
- a CDS encoding Calvin cycle protein CP12, giving the protein MTNIQQKTNSDIQEKIQDEVEQARTVCDISGSNSAECAAAWDAVEELQAEASHQRQSKQKNSLEQYCDDNPDAIECRVYDD; this is encoded by the coding sequence ATGACCAACATCCAACAAAAAACAAACAGCGACATCCAAGAAAAAATTCAAGACGAAGTGGAACAGGCGCGTACTGTCTGTGATATTTCAGGTAGCAACTCGGCAGAGTGCGCTGCGGCTTGGGATGCAGTCGAAGAACTGCAAGCTGAAGCCTCCCACCAGCGTCAAAGCAAGCAAAAAAACTCTTTAGAACAGTACTGTGATGACAACCCCGATGCAATTGAGTGTCGGGTTTACGATGACTAA